In Persicimonas caeni, a single window of DNA contains:
- a CDS encoding MlaC/ttg2D family ABC transporter substrate-binding protein, translating into MYRKFRKTLSTGVLAAAFILGAASPALAGPPTDFVKENAQEVGKLLQQKDSKERYAKFSKKVNEIIDYRELASRALGEHWKKRTPEEQEKFLSLLREMIEANYEGRLAGNTMGEDYEIKYLEEKTRGNLAIVKTSVKWDEGEKPVDYKLVKKDGGWVVYDIVADDISTLESYRDAYTDVIESDGWDKLISLMEKKVEELRAQKK; encoded by the coding sequence ATGTATCGAAAATTCCGAAAGACCCTGTCGACCGGCGTGCTTGCCGCTGCATTCATCTTGGGCGCGGCGAGCCCGGCGCTGGCCGGCCCGCCCACTGATTTCGTCAAAGAGAACGCTCAAGAGGTGGGCAAGCTGCTCCAGCAAAAGGATTCGAAGGAGCGCTACGCCAAATTCTCCAAGAAGGTCAACGAGATCATCGACTACCGTGAACTCGCCTCCCGAGCCCTCGGCGAGCACTGGAAAAAGCGCACCCCAGAGGAGCAGGAGAAGTTCCTGAGCCTTCTGCGCGAGATGATCGAGGCCAACTACGAAGGACGCCTCGCCGGCAATACGATGGGCGAGGACTACGAGATCAAGTACCTCGAGGAGAAGACGCGCGGAAACCTCGCCATCGTCAAGACGAGCGTCAAGTGGGACGAGGGCGAGAAGCCCGTCGACTACAAGCTGGTCAAGAAAGATGGCGGCTGGGTCGTCTACGATATCGTCGCCGACGACATCAGCACGCTCGAGAGCTACCGCGACGCGTACACCGACGTCATCGAGAGCGATGGCTGGGATAAGCTGATTAGCTTGATGGAAAAGAAGGTCGAGGAGCTTCGAGCTCAGAAAAAATAA
- a CDS encoding TolC family protein: protein MTTLCRQSLCALAIVCATGFASTAVAQQPEPDEPVPDAAEQDAAEQDAAEEGAAEDSGTQEDGSRASGTAQAADGQGTSFTLDELTNKAINNSDLVDEYRAKRAKAKWDKYRAEHAWSPRIKSTTFLSVVPDNADPDEINENFDEIGSLDIGPYIRSDLEVIVPVYTFGRVDIAKELAELGVDNSALELANARLDVVYQTKRAYWGLRLSNAFAEMLGEGDKIIKEQLEKMEEDREFGAADFEIKDFRKLEIFSAEVDERVVDNAKLGEVASAGLHFLAEIPDDVEIELPKLDNLDSPPKLRAKKYYIDTAMKQRPEILQLDKAVRARSLESELATAEWYPNLFAAFTVGAGWSTKETAFQRVCAANSREDATECDFPEDQFEVDGQGLYAEPYGDPLHRFSLGIGLGLRWEFDPFQQYAKVEKKDAQVLAIRAQRRRAQSAIKLEVRKLYQDAADSLQKIAINKRRMTAARRWRDQFGLSRQTGAADIADAVQPLQAYYEARAKYLQAVFDYMVARGALAKAVGAYGLGEDGAVLSD, encoded by the coding sequence ATGACCACTCTATGCCGTCAGTCACTCTGCGCGCTCGCCATTGTCTGCGCGACAGGATTCGCCTCCACCGCCGTCGCACAGCAACCCGAGCCTGACGAGCCGGTTCCCGATGCGGCTGAACAAGATGCGGCCGAACAAGATGCGGCTGAAGAAGGTGCGGCCGAAGACAGCGGAACTCAAGAAGACGGCTCTCGCGCATCGGGCACGGCGCAGGCGGCCGATGGGCAGGGGACGTCCTTTACGCTCGACGAGCTGACGAACAAGGCGATCAACAACAGTGACCTCGTCGACGAGTACAGAGCCAAGCGCGCCAAGGCGAAGTGGGACAAGTACCGCGCCGAACATGCGTGGAGCCCGCGTATCAAGAGCACGACGTTCTTATCGGTCGTCCCCGACAACGCCGATCCGGACGAGATCAACGAAAACTTCGACGAAATCGGTTCGCTCGACATCGGTCCGTATATCCGTTCGGACCTCGAAGTGATCGTGCCGGTCTATACCTTCGGGCGCGTCGACATCGCCAAAGAGCTCGCGGAGTTGGGCGTGGACAACTCGGCGCTCGAGCTGGCCAACGCCCGCCTCGACGTCGTCTACCAGACCAAACGCGCCTATTGGGGGCTTCGCCTGTCGAACGCGTTCGCCGAGATGCTCGGCGAGGGCGACAAGATCATCAAAGAGCAACTCGAGAAGATGGAAGAGGACCGCGAATTCGGCGCGGCCGACTTCGAGATCAAGGACTTTCGCAAGCTCGAAATCTTCAGCGCCGAGGTCGACGAGCGCGTCGTCGACAACGCCAAGCTCGGCGAGGTGGCGTCAGCCGGGCTTCACTTCCTGGCCGAAATCCCCGACGACGTCGAGATCGAGCTACCCAAGCTCGATAACCTCGACTCGCCACCGAAGCTTCGCGCGAAGAAGTATTATATCGACACGGCGATGAAGCAGCGCCCCGAGATCTTGCAGCTCGACAAGGCCGTGCGTGCGCGCTCCCTCGAGAGCGAACTGGCCACCGCCGAGTGGTATCCCAACCTGTTCGCGGCGTTCACGGTGGGCGCGGGTTGGTCGACCAAAGAGACGGCTTTCCAACGCGTCTGCGCTGCAAACTCCCGCGAAGACGCCACCGAGTGCGACTTTCCCGAAGATCAATTCGAGGTCGACGGCCAAGGTCTCTACGCCGAGCCGTACGGCGATCCGCTTCACCGCTTCTCGTTGGGCATCGGCCTCGGACTTCGCTGGGAGTTCGACCCCTTCCAGCAGTACGCCAAGGTCGAGAAAAAGGACGCCCAGGTGCTCGCCATCCGCGCCCAGCGTCGCCGTGCCCAAAGCGCCATCAAACTCGAAGTACGCAAGCTCTACCAGGACGCGGCCGACTCGCTCCAAAAGATTGCCATCAACAAACGACGCATGACCGCGGCGCGCCGCTGGCGTGACCAGTTCGGCCTGTCTCGCCAGACCGGCGCCGCCGATATCGCCGACGCCGTCCAGCCGCTCCAGGCCTATTACGAAGCCCGTGCCAAGTACTTGCAGGCGGTCTTCGACTACATGGTCGCCCGTGGCGCACTCGCCAAAGCGGTGGGGGCGTACGGTTTGGGCGAGGACGGCGCGGTTTTGTCGGACTAA